acagccaaggtgtgtgagtgggtgataatttggcaaatggaatttagtaaggAATCTGACAGATTATTCAAGTGAAGATTGTGGATGAACAAATTAGAGGGATCAAATTGTTTATGTACTGAATGAAATGGTTGGCAGACAGGTGCAAAAGTTAAAAGAGCTAGTGGATATTTGGCCTTCACTGCAGAAAGTTTTAGACTAACACGACGGCAAcgttgttacagttgtataaagtAGTGGTAAAACTACCTGGAATATCATTCACATTTTTGCTCCCTATACTTTTAAGGTATAATGACATTGGCGGCAGTTCAAAACAAGTTGACTAGAATTCCTAGGATAAGAGGGTTGTTTAtataaaatggagagagaaagccATCAGGTTCAAGGCCACGGTCAGGAGTGCCTCGTACACTCTCCCTTTTTAAATGGGATGAAGCATATGGATTTACTGAAGATGGGGACTTACTGAAGATGGGGATTAGAATATATGGACTCAATGGGGCACGATAGAGCAGTCAGAAGGATAGAGGGTTCGAATACAGGATTGATCCAAGCTAGTGGACGCAAGCCTACGAGTTCACTAAACAGAACAAAAGGCAACTGGGTTTGCAGTGAGATTCTTTATTGCTTATTTTGTGCTTTCCTCCAAATCAGAGCTTCGAAGCAGGACAGAAAACAATCACAGCCGTCACGGTCAGCAGCGCGATCACAGCTACCTCAGACAGGATGCCTGCCAAAAGAAAACGGAAAGGTCAAGGGAAGAGCgaggggacagagggagaaaCCAGAAATAGGAAACAAGGAGCTCATCCGCCGTGGTTCGCCAGCGTGCGCTGTTCAATCTCACCGAGGGCCTGGTCAGTTACACTAGAATCCAAAATGATCATGGGTCCAAGAGAGGCCTCACCCTCCCACTTCACTCCAGCATCATTCCCTGCAGGAAATATTCTGGTTAGACGGGAATGACCACACCTATTCATAGAGGAGCTACGACTTACCAGCTTTTAACACTGCGCCCTTCTTTCCCCTGGAAGCAAATCGGACCTCCCTCGAGGCAGCGCAGTTGCCCAAACGACAACAGGCACAAATGTCCACGTCGGATTCTTCCAATGGGGTccaactaaaaatagaaaatcctgTTAAACAGGTCATGTATTACGCCAACAGTCCCAGTGAGAGGGCAAGAAGATACTTACATACTCCGCATCTTCTGGAATGTGCAAGCTTTGTTCAGGGAATCGCTCCGATTGACTGTGGCAGCTTTCAAGGAGCAGCTAATGAAGATCTGAGGGACACATTTGACACTGGTTAATTATACTTAACTAGGAAGACCAATGGTTTGAACTCTTACCAAAGAGTGACCTTCAAAGCGGAAGGCATCTAGGTCAAAGCGGAGTTTATCCAGTTCACGTTCTGGTGCCAAGACGAAGGTAGAAAAGGAGTCCTCAGCCACGCTGTCCAGGAGGCAACTGAACGAAGCATTAAGGGTTGTGAAATCAAGTCACCACAGATAGGAATACCCAGAGAAAGCAGATGTGCCTTACCCATTATAGTCGATGATGTTGTATCTCGGGGTGGCGTCATTGTCCGGCCTCAATGTGGCTACACAGCGGTCAACGTAGAGCTTCAGGGGCATGTAGTTAATCATTGAAACAGAAGCCTCGATGTGAATGAGGTCACCCAGGTAGTACGTGGATGAGTTGCGCTCTGTAAGCCAGTCATCTACAGAAGAGAATAAGGAAAGAATGCACAGCActgccagtgggagagtctgatCAGTCCCATTCACTAGCACATACCATTCATCAGGCGCAGCGAGAAGGACAGGTGACCTTCTCGAGACTTGGTTGACCTGAATGGAATCCAGGTTGGTTTAATTGGGTTACTGCTCGCGTTGCCTTTCCTGGAAGATCAGAGTGGAAATAGATAACATGCGGTTCTCCAAGATTTCACGTGCCACAAATTGTGTTTTTTATACCTGAAATAACGGCACTGAATTGGAACAACTGCGCCATTAGTTCGCACGATGATCGCTCCACGAGCCTTGGGGGTGTGGGTCACGTGGGTGGTATAGACAAGAAGGTCGCCAACCATCTGGAAGATATCGGTTAAGTAACTGTCCACGTTAGCGTTTCAAATTTCGGTTACCCACGCGTCAAAAACTCCTTCCTATTGGCAATAGATTTCTGAGAGCAACTCATTTTGGTACCGATTTACATAAAGATACCAGCTTCTATTGAAGATCCGTTATCCAGTGCTGAGATCTTGCTATGCTTCTCTTTCAATATACATTGGACTTCCCTTGATTTGTGTTGCATTACACGGAATGATAAAGTTGTCTTTACTTCCCTTTACTTCGCGAATGTTACCAATCTTTACTGTATCAAGTTTGGTCGTGGACATTAGGAATGTACATTTGCTTCACTAATTGAGGGGGAGATGGGTGTAGGATTGCATAAGGTACCGTCTAGAGTGATTAAGAGTTGAATCCAATTGGAAACTTTCCGCTCAagtgaggaaagaaaaaaaaatgttctaaacaaggaaggagtggggtgggagttATACTGCCCAACGAAAACCAAAAATCAATGATCAAACCCACCATACTCAAGCAAGTGGAACAGACCTTGGCGAGACTCACGCCCAACAGGATTGAAGTTAAAGCGCAGTGACTCGTTGAAGCAAAACCTTCGAAATACGACCATTCCATAGCAAAGTTACTACGCGAAGAGGAGAGAGTTAAAAAAATACTCCAAACTTGACGCTAAAGGCATGAAAATCTCTAGCAGACTTTAAATTCCAAGCACATTACCTGCAATCTGCTGCCGCAATCATGGAGCCCATAGTCAAACAGAACGGTAGAGTCGTCAGTTAGGATAGAGGTTGGCGGACATCCTGCAGCTCCCAGCGTCAAATCGGCGGCTTTCACCAAATGCCTGGTTCCAAATAAATCCATGTGGACCTGAACCAAGAGGTTCTGCTCCCCGCATTGTACCCTTACACTCTGCAGTGGAGACACACTCTGCCCGGCAGATGCTCGGAAA
The DNA window shown above is from Pristis pectinata isolate sPriPec2 chromosome 31, sPriPec2.1.pri, whole genome shotgun sequence and carries:
- the LOC127584871 gene encoding zona pellucida sperm-binding protein 3-like, giving the protein MDLFGTRHLVKAADLTLGAAGCPPTSILTDDSTVLFDYGLHDCGSRLQMVGDLLVYTTHVTHTPKARGAIIVRTNGAVVPIQCRYFRKGNASSNPIKPTWIPFRSTKSREGHLSFSLRLMNDDWLTERNSSTYYLGDLIHIEASVSMINYMPLKLYVDRCVATLRPDNDATPRYNIIDYNGCLLDSVAEDSFSTFVLAPERELDKLRFDLDAFRFEGHSLIFISCSLKAATVNRSDSLNKACTFQKMRSIWTPLEESDVDICACCRLGNCAASREVRFASRGKKGAVLKAGILSEVAVIALLTVTAVIVFCPASKL